A region from the Hylaeus volcanicus isolate JK05 chromosome 6, UHH_iyHylVolc1.0_haploid, whole genome shotgun sequence genome encodes:
- the LOC128878633 gene encoding uncharacterized protein LOC128878633 isoform X2, which yields MCTPCNRTYYGREGRTYKLDLPRPAEERLPFFCHLTFTAAGQGYGELVQLLWDAFSVGRVDPNTDSFLASCPEGSLQLAELGRHFTGGSWCGVGEGTASYYSETSAVTASIRLFHAPPMVPFDFRLRYRFVARNEAVARLGKPELPIERGSPVPGTYCSRDFDECHLNQCRLQSPNYPGEYPRNASCMITIRQQEVPTCKHAMISVKSTPAGPAGITTTNSTLSVWQDCPPEKDRLIFHDGVRTDDPILLIYCGGPLPRITARGPTMQVEFRSSPIPIPLGASALRIELEIQVVYVDSDGLDYAKGPQGCHFFVNGTNKRSGTLRAPLHALPPNSSCTWNIKGSSGDRVWIYFSSYSQRDLTGSVENNASSQSDVKNCAVKFIFWDGTPTTGLPMATLCDDTPKLCAHAALRNVTRSTRPCKDEESYITVAPSLTLRMETMFGTALHTVNFNAQYEFISTVQVGEPWGDGVCSRVWRKVRSGEITTPRDVRLFGRGGSSKLECRYRIEAGVDERVRLTLHNVSLGESTVCTSEPDPHTGRPRCVQEVGSREARLVLYEAPWWDVRLPRACLCDNTSHLPLTHISSSRALEITFLVDQQAPYEDFETLFFYASFELVRAPECPRKQRVRGEGGELRFVAPPLSRPDIYCEGLPWLVEARENRSLFVLTWGWFLPLEPLPVTEMTEQVKCPTTNRILLYSGWPPKLLKVVCPAEPGSREFTVHVFSEEWLVGADEGKWPGPPRPPALLLDFVARESGQAAASWLEISKSRAALRRQLRLPEREVESETSIHKDCPHKCPELSACIAASLWCDGRAHCPSGHDEADCGNGAKLLGLLPSEIWLVLAGVAGIIAAFACFFAVLISRSKTSTKGLHYKGTKKSNRPRRAPTEETLLGAAS from the exons ATGTGTACTCCCTGCAATCGGACGTATTACGGCCGAGAGGGTCGCACGTACAAGCTGGATCTTCCTAGACCCGCAGAGGAACGTCTGCCTTTCTTCTGTCATTTAACGTTCACCGCTGCTGGCCAGGGGTACGGAGAGCTGGTGCAACTGTTGTGGGACGCATTCAGCGTAGGTAGAGTAGATCCTAACACGGACAGCTTTCTCGCGAGCTGCCCGGAAGGTTCGTTACAGTTAGCGGAATTAGGTAGACATTTCACCGGTGGTTCGTGGTGCGGAGTCGGAGAAGGGACAGCTTCTTATTACAGCGAGACCAGCGCCGTCACCGCTTCCATACGACTGTTTCACGCGCCCCCCATGGTACCGTTCGACTTCCGTTTGCGCTACAGATTCGTAGCACGGAACGAAGCCGTGGCCAGGTTGGGGAAACCAGAACTACCGATCGAACGGGGCTCCCCGGTGCCGGGCACGTACTGCTCGAGAGACTTCGACGAGTGCCACCTGAATCAGTGCAGGTTGCAGAGCCCGAATTATCCCGGGGAGTACCCGAGGAACGCGAGCTGCATGATCACTATAAGGCAGCAAGAGGTGCCCACGTGCAAGCACGCGATGATTTCCGTGAAATCCACGCCAGCTGGACCAGCTGGCATAACTACCACTAATAGTACTTTAAGCGTATGGCAAGACTGTCCTCCGGAGAAGGATCGTCTAATCTTCCACGACGGCGTTCGCACGGACGATCCGATTTTGTTGATATATTGCGGAGGGCCTTTACCACGGATCACTGCCAGAGGTCCGACGATGCAGGTGGAGTTCAGAAGTTCCCCTATACCCATTCCTCTCGGTGCTTCCGCTTTGCGTATCGAACTCGAGATACAGGTGGTGTACGTCGATTCCGACGGGCTCGATTACGCGAAGGGCCCTCAGGGCTGTCACTTTTTTGTAAATGGTACTAATAAGAGGAGCGGCACGCTACGGGCACCGCTTCACGCACTGCCGCCAAACTCCAGCTGCACGTGGAACATCAAGGGATCATCCGGGGACAGAGTGtggatttatttttcctcgtaTTCTCAGAGAGATCTGACGGGTAGCGTCGAGAACAACGCCAGCTCGCAGTCGGACGTAAAGAATTGCGCGgtgaaattcatattttgggACGGCACGCCGACTACCGGATTGCCGATGGCCACGCTTTGCGACGACACGCCCAAGCTGTGCGCCCACGCGGCGCTCAGGAACGTTACAAGAAGCACGAGGCCGTGCAAAGATGAAGAAAGTTACATCACGGTTGCGCCGTCCCTGACGTTGCGTATGGAAACGATGTTCGGTACTGCTCTTCACACCGTTAATTTTAAT GCACAATACGAATTTATCTCGACCGTTCAAGTTGGCGAGCCTTGGGGCGACGGTGTCTGCAGCAGGGTCTGGCGTAAGGTACGAAGCGGCGAGATCACGACACCGCGGGATGTTCGACTGTTCGGCAGAGGTGGATCCTCGAAGTTGGAGTGCAGATATCGAATCGAGGCGGGCGTCGACGAAAGAGTCAGGCTGACGTTGCATAACGTCAGCTTGGGAGAGTCGACCGTTTGCACGAGCGAACCGGATCCTCATACGGGGCGACCACGTTGTGTTCAGGAAGTGGGCTCTAGAGAGGCTCGTTTAGTTTTATACGAAGCTCCTTGGTGGGACGTGAGGCTTCCCAGAGCTTGTTTATGTGATAACACGTCTCATCTTCCATTGACGCACATTTCCTCGAGCAGGGCTCTGGAAATTACATTTCTGGTCGACCAGCAAGCGCCGTACGAAGACTTCGAAACGCTTTTCTTTTACGCCAGCTTCGAGCTCGTAAGGGCACCCGAGTGCCCCAGGAAGCAGAGAGTACGCGGAGAAG GTGGCGAGTTACGATTCGTCGCGCCTCCATTATCCAGACCAGACATCTATTGCGAAGGACTTCCCTGGTTGGTGGAGGCACGCGAGAACAGATCTCTATTCGTGTTAACCTGGGGTTGGTTTCTCCCTCTCGAACCGTTACCAGTAACGGAGATGACCGAGCAAGTAAAGTGCCCGACTACCAACAGAATCCTCCTTTACTCTGGTTGGCCGCCGAAACTGTTGAAGGTGGTGTGCCCCGCGGAACCGGGCTCGAGGGAGTTCACTGTTCACGTTTTCTCCGAAGAGTGGTTGGTAGGAGCCGACGAAGGGAAATGGCCAGGGCCACCTAGGCCTCCGGCGCTTCTGTTGGACTTCGTCGCGAGGGAATCTGGCCAGGCTGCAGCCTCGTGGCTCGAAATCTCCAAGAGCAGAGCCGCGCTGCGCAGACAGTTACGTTTACCCGAGAGGGAAGTAGAAAGCGAAACCTCGATCCACAAGGACTGCCCTCACAAATGTCCTGAACTGAGTGCCTGTATCGCTGCGAGTCTGTGGTGCGACGGAAGAGCTCATTGCCCGTCTGGACACGACGAGGCGGATTGCGGTAACGGCGCCAAATTACTGGGACTTCTTCCTTCGGAGATATGGCTCGTCCTGGCGGGCGTTGCTGGAATTATCGCTGCCTTCGCGTGCTTTTTCGCTGTGCTCATCAGCAG GTCGAAGACGAGTACAAAGGGACTTCACTATAAAGGTACAAAGAAAAGCAATAGACCGAGACGGGCGCCAACAGAAGAGACACTTCTCGGTGCAGCATCCTGA
- the LOC128878633 gene encoding uncharacterized protein LOC128878633 isoform X1: MEIADAGGGSTRFRVPALFLSLLLLGWTDRVSSGDCGLAELTCRDGHCLPIDAFCNGQDDCGDNSDEPPMCTPCNRTYYGREGRTYKLDLPRPAEERLPFFCHLTFTAAGQGYGELVQLLWDAFSVGRVDPNTDSFLASCPEGSLQLAELGRHFTGGSWCGVGEGTASYYSETSAVTASIRLFHAPPMVPFDFRLRYRFVARNEAVARLGKPELPIERGSPVPGTYCSRDFDECHLNQCRLQSPNYPGEYPRNASCMITIRQQEVPTCKHAMISVKSTPAGPAGITTTNSTLSVWQDCPPEKDRLIFHDGVRTDDPILLIYCGGPLPRITARGPTMQVEFRSSPIPIPLGASALRIELEIQVVYVDSDGLDYAKGPQGCHFFVNGTNKRSGTLRAPLHALPPNSSCTWNIKGSSGDRVWIYFSSYSQRDLTGSVENNASSQSDVKNCAVKFIFWDGTPTTGLPMATLCDDTPKLCAHAALRNVTRSTRPCKDEESYITVAPSLTLRMETMFGTALHTVNFNAQYEFISTVQVGEPWGDGVCSRVWRKVRSGEITTPRDVRLFGRGGSSKLECRYRIEAGVDERVRLTLHNVSLGESTVCTSEPDPHTGRPRCVQEVGSREARLVLYEAPWWDVRLPRACLCDNTSHLPLTHISSSRALEITFLVDQQAPYEDFETLFFYASFELVRAPECPRKQRVRGEGGELRFVAPPLSRPDIYCEGLPWLVEARENRSLFVLTWGWFLPLEPLPVTEMTEQVKCPTTNRILLYSGWPPKLLKVVCPAEPGSREFTVHVFSEEWLVGADEGKWPGPPRPPALLLDFVARESGQAAASWLEISKSRAALRRQLRLPEREVESETSIHKDCPHKCPELSACIAASLWCDGRAHCPSGHDEADCGNGAKLLGLLPSEIWLVLAGVAGIIAAFACFFAVLISRSKTSTKGLHYKGTKKSNRPRRAPTEETLLGAAS, translated from the exons ATG GAGATAGCTGATGCCGGAGGTGGTTCTACACGGTTTCGAGTACCTGCTCTGTTCCTGTCGCTATTGCTACTCGGATGGACAGACCGCGTGTCGAGTGGTGATTGCGGTCTGGCCGAGTTAACCTGCAGGGATGGACATTGTCTACCGATAGACGCGTTCTGCAACGGGCAAGATGATTGCGGAGATAACAGCGACGAGCCACCGATGTGTACTCCCTGCAATCGGACGTATTACGGCCGAGAGGGTCGCACGTACAAGCTGGATCTTCCTAGACCCGCAGAGGAACGTCTGCCTTTCTTCTGTCATTTAACGTTCACCGCTGCTGGCCAGGGGTACGGAGAGCTGGTGCAACTGTTGTGGGACGCATTCAGCGTAGGTAGAGTAGATCCTAACACGGACAGCTTTCTCGCGAGCTGCCCGGAAGGTTCGTTACAGTTAGCGGAATTAGGTAGACATTTCACCGGTGGTTCGTGGTGCGGAGTCGGAGAAGGGACAGCTTCTTATTACAGCGAGACCAGCGCCGTCACCGCTTCCATACGACTGTTTCACGCGCCCCCCATGGTACCGTTCGACTTCCGTTTGCGCTACAGATTCGTAGCACGGAACGAAGCCGTGGCCAGGTTGGGGAAACCAGAACTACCGATCGAACGGGGCTCCCCGGTGCCGGGCACGTACTGCTCGAGAGACTTCGACGAGTGCCACCTGAATCAGTGCAGGTTGCAGAGCCCGAATTATCCCGGGGAGTACCCGAGGAACGCGAGCTGCATGATCACTATAAGGCAGCAAGAGGTGCCCACGTGCAAGCACGCGATGATTTCCGTGAAATCCACGCCAGCTGGACCAGCTGGCATAACTACCACTAATAGTACTTTAAGCGTATGGCAAGACTGTCCTCCGGAGAAGGATCGTCTAATCTTCCACGACGGCGTTCGCACGGACGATCCGATTTTGTTGATATATTGCGGAGGGCCTTTACCACGGATCACTGCCAGAGGTCCGACGATGCAGGTGGAGTTCAGAAGTTCCCCTATACCCATTCCTCTCGGTGCTTCCGCTTTGCGTATCGAACTCGAGATACAGGTGGTGTACGTCGATTCCGACGGGCTCGATTACGCGAAGGGCCCTCAGGGCTGTCACTTTTTTGTAAATGGTACTAATAAGAGGAGCGGCACGCTACGGGCACCGCTTCACGCACTGCCGCCAAACTCCAGCTGCACGTGGAACATCAAGGGATCATCCGGGGACAGAGTGtggatttatttttcctcgtaTTCTCAGAGAGATCTGACGGGTAGCGTCGAGAACAACGCCAGCTCGCAGTCGGACGTAAAGAATTGCGCGgtgaaattcatattttgggACGGCACGCCGACTACCGGATTGCCGATGGCCACGCTTTGCGACGACACGCCCAAGCTGTGCGCCCACGCGGCGCTCAGGAACGTTACAAGAAGCACGAGGCCGTGCAAAGATGAAGAAAGTTACATCACGGTTGCGCCGTCCCTGACGTTGCGTATGGAAACGATGTTCGGTACTGCTCTTCACACCGTTAATTTTAAT GCACAATACGAATTTATCTCGACCGTTCAAGTTGGCGAGCCTTGGGGCGACGGTGTCTGCAGCAGGGTCTGGCGTAAGGTACGAAGCGGCGAGATCACGACACCGCGGGATGTTCGACTGTTCGGCAGAGGTGGATCCTCGAAGTTGGAGTGCAGATATCGAATCGAGGCGGGCGTCGACGAAAGAGTCAGGCTGACGTTGCATAACGTCAGCTTGGGAGAGTCGACCGTTTGCACGAGCGAACCGGATCCTCATACGGGGCGACCACGTTGTGTTCAGGAAGTGGGCTCTAGAGAGGCTCGTTTAGTTTTATACGAAGCTCCTTGGTGGGACGTGAGGCTTCCCAGAGCTTGTTTATGTGATAACACGTCTCATCTTCCATTGACGCACATTTCCTCGAGCAGGGCTCTGGAAATTACATTTCTGGTCGACCAGCAAGCGCCGTACGAAGACTTCGAAACGCTTTTCTTTTACGCCAGCTTCGAGCTCGTAAGGGCACCCGAGTGCCCCAGGAAGCAGAGAGTACGCGGAGAAG GTGGCGAGTTACGATTCGTCGCGCCTCCATTATCCAGACCAGACATCTATTGCGAAGGACTTCCCTGGTTGGTGGAGGCACGCGAGAACAGATCTCTATTCGTGTTAACCTGGGGTTGGTTTCTCCCTCTCGAACCGTTACCAGTAACGGAGATGACCGAGCAAGTAAAGTGCCCGACTACCAACAGAATCCTCCTTTACTCTGGTTGGCCGCCGAAACTGTTGAAGGTGGTGTGCCCCGCGGAACCGGGCTCGAGGGAGTTCACTGTTCACGTTTTCTCCGAAGAGTGGTTGGTAGGAGCCGACGAAGGGAAATGGCCAGGGCCACCTAGGCCTCCGGCGCTTCTGTTGGACTTCGTCGCGAGGGAATCTGGCCAGGCTGCAGCCTCGTGGCTCGAAATCTCCAAGAGCAGAGCCGCGCTGCGCAGACAGTTACGTTTACCCGAGAGGGAAGTAGAAAGCGAAACCTCGATCCACAAGGACTGCCCTCACAAATGTCCTGAACTGAGTGCCTGTATCGCTGCGAGTCTGTGGTGCGACGGAAGAGCTCATTGCCCGTCTGGACACGACGAGGCGGATTGCGGTAACGGCGCCAAATTACTGGGACTTCTTCCTTCGGAGATATGGCTCGTCCTGGCGGGCGTTGCTGGAATTATCGCTGCCTTCGCGTGCTTTTTCGCTGTGCTCATCAGCAG GTCGAAGACGAGTACAAAGGGACTTCACTATAAAGGTACAAAGAAAAGCAATAGACCGAGACGGGCGCCAACAGAAGAGACACTTCTCGGTGCAGCATCCTGA